From Agromyces sp. SYSU T00194, a single genomic window includes:
- the cysD gene encoding sulfate adenylyltransferase subunit CysD codes for MTETLTARPADAETRADAPPAAPALDTLDALEAEAIHVIREVVSEFERPVLLFSGGKDSVVVLHLAAKAFRPGRVPFPLLHVDTGHNFPEVLRFRDETAARHGIRLEVASVQDYLDDGRLQERAGGTRNPLQTLPLLDAIAAGRHDAVFGGARRDEDKARAKERIISLRDEFGQWDPRNQRPELWSLYNGRHTVGQHVRAFPISNWTELDVWRYIERERIALPPLYFAHERDVYARDGMWLAVSDVSAPRAGEQVERRTVRYRTVGDLSCTGAVASDASDLAAIVREVAASTITERGATRADDRLSEAAMEDRKKEGYF; via the coding sequence ATGACCGAGACGCTCACCGCCCGGCCGGCCGATGCCGAGACCCGAGCGGACGCCCCGCCTGCGGCGCCCGCGCTCGACACCCTCGACGCGCTCGAGGCCGAGGCGATCCACGTGATCCGCGAGGTCGTCTCGGAGTTCGAGCGACCCGTGCTGCTGTTCTCGGGAGGCAAGGACTCGGTCGTCGTGCTGCACCTGGCGGCGAAGGCGTTCCGGCCCGGACGGGTGCCGTTCCCGCTGCTGCACGTCGACACCGGCCACAACTTCCCCGAGGTGCTGCGCTTCCGCGACGAGACCGCCGCGCGGCACGGCATCCGCCTCGAGGTGGCATCCGTGCAGGACTACCTCGACGACGGCCGCCTCCAGGAGCGCGCCGGCGGCACCCGCAACCCGTTGCAGACGCTGCCACTGCTCGACGCGATCGCCGCGGGCCGCCACGATGCGGTCTTCGGCGGTGCCCGGCGCGACGAGGACAAGGCGAGGGCCAAGGAGCGCATCATCTCGCTGCGCGACGAGTTCGGCCAATGGGACCCGCGCAACCAGCGCCCCGAGCTCTGGAGCCTCTACAACGGGCGCCACACGGTGGGCCAGCACGTGCGCGCGTTCCCCATCTCGAACTGGACCGAGCTCGACGTCTGGCGCTACATCGAGCGCGAGCGCATCGCGCTGCCGCCGCTGTACTTCGCGCACGAGCGCGACGTCTATGCGCGCGACGGCATGTGGCTCGCGGTGAGCGACGTGTCGGCGCCCCGTGCGGGCGAGCAGGTCGAGCGCCGCACGGTGCGGTACCGCACGGTGGGCGACCTGAGCTGCACGGGCGCGGTCGCGTCGGATGCATCCGATCTCGCCGCCATCGTGCGCGAGGTGGCCGCGTCGACCATCACCGAACGCGGCGCGACCCGCGCCGACGACCGCCTCTCGGAGGCGGCCATGGAGGACCGCAAGAAGGAGGGGTACTTCTGA
- a CDS encoding PmoA family protein, with the protein MPDLRIDQADDRLTIADGDVNLAEYVFRPAHPTYESPRPYLSPIRTRAGRTVSLYRPHDHVWHKGIAWSLPVVGDENFWGGPTFVRGEGYVQLPNNGSQLHRGFERTDASGAGPRVVERLSWVTEAGEAIFDEERTLAASVIADDAWLLGFATRMTNRADRSIPIGSPTTRGRENAGYGGLFWRGPRSFTGGDVLAPGVVGGDELRGTRAPWMGFSGRHDEVDGASTVVMVDDPANLQHPPQWFARSAEFACLCPAPFFSEEHEIAPGAAMSLRYGVVIADSASDPERAASLAAAAGARLDDLLGER; encoded by the coding sequence ATGCCCGACCTCCGCATCGACCAGGCCGACGACCGCCTCACCATCGCCGACGGCGACGTCAACCTCGCCGAGTACGTCTTCCGCCCCGCGCACCCCACCTACGAGTCGCCCCGCCCGTACCTCAGCCCGATCCGCACCCGCGCCGGTCGCACGGTCTCGCTCTACCGCCCGCACGACCACGTCTGGCACAAGGGCATCGCATGGTCACTCCCGGTCGTCGGCGACGAGAACTTCTGGGGCGGCCCGACGTTCGTGCGCGGCGAGGGGTACGTGCAGCTGCCCAACAACGGCAGCCAGCTGCACCGGGGCTTCGAGCGAACGGATGCCTCCGGCGCCGGCCCGCGCGTCGTCGAGCGCCTGAGCTGGGTGACCGAGGCCGGCGAGGCGATCTTCGACGAGGAGCGCACGCTCGCGGCATCCGTCATCGCCGACGACGCCTGGCTCCTCGGCTTCGCGACCCGCATGACCAACCGCGCCGACCGGTCGATCCCGATCGGCTCGCCCACGACCCGCGGGCGCGAGAACGCCGGCTACGGCGGGCTCTTCTGGCGCGGGCCGCGCTCGTTCACCGGCGGCGACGTGCTCGCGCCCGGCGTGGTCGGCGGCGACGAGCTGCGCGGCACGCGCGCGCCGTGGATGGGGTTCTCCGGCCGCCACGACGAGGTCGACGGCGCCTCGACCGTGGTCATGGTCGACGACCCGGCGAACCTGCAGCATCCGCCGCAGTGGTTCGCGCGGAGCGCGGAGTTCGCCTGCCTGTGCCCGGCGCCCTTCTTCAGCGAGGAGCACGAGATCGCTCCGGGCGCGGCGATGTCGCTCCGCTACGGGGTCGTGATCGCCGACAGCGCGTCCGATCCCGAGCGGGCGGCGTCGCTCGCCGCAGCGGCGGGCGCACGGCTCGACGACCTGCTGGGGGAGCGATGA
- a CDS encoding sulfate adenylyltransferase subunit 1, with protein MTDATTVLAPASATDAPASAAAAAPGAGTTTLFRFATAGSVDDGKSTLVGRLLHDSKAILADQFAQVARTSRERGFGQGTGFDFALLTDGLRAEREQGITIDVAYRYFSTGQRSFILADCPGHVQYTRNMVTGATTADAVVVLVDGRSGVLEQTRRHLAVVALLRVPHVIVAVNKIDLLGYDEGAFTRVADDVRGVAAELGVAAVDVLPVSALEGDNVVERSARTPWYDGPALLELLESLPPREELAAEAEPFRLPVQLVLRPQGGLAPDLADDPETAERYRDYRAAAGRIASGTVRVGDRVAVFPSGIETTVTGIESAGAPVGAATAPQSVALRLADDVDLARGTLLAVAGTLPEPRRELDADLFQLDPRTLATGARVLVKHGTTTVQAIVAEVRSRRDLETLAHEPAEALAQNDIGRARLVLAAPLPVEPYSRHRAGGSFLVIHPADGATLAAGTVRD; from the coding sequence ATGACGGATGCCACGACGGTGCTCGCACCCGCGAGCGCGACGGATGCCCCGGCGAGCGCCGCGGCCGCCGCACCGGGCGCCGGCACGACCACGCTCTTCCGCTTCGCGACCGCGGGCAGCGTGGACGACGGCAAGTCGACCCTCGTCGGGCGGCTGCTGCACGACTCGAAGGCGATCCTCGCCGACCAGTTCGCGCAGGTCGCCCGCACCTCGCGCGAGCGCGGCTTCGGCCAGGGCACGGGCTTCGACTTCGCGCTGCTCACCGACGGGCTGCGCGCGGAGCGCGAGCAGGGCATCACGATCGACGTCGCCTACCGGTACTTCTCGACCGGGCAGCGCAGCTTCATCCTCGCCGACTGCCCCGGCCACGTGCAGTACACGCGCAACATGGTCACGGGCGCGACCACGGCCGACGCGGTCGTGGTGCTCGTCGACGGACGCTCGGGCGTGCTCGAGCAGACCCGGCGGCACCTCGCGGTCGTGGCGCTGCTGCGCGTGCCGCACGTGATCGTCGCGGTGAACAAGATCGACCTGCTCGGCTACGACGAGGGCGCGTTCACCCGCGTCGCCGACGACGTGCGGGGGGTCGCGGCCGAGCTCGGCGTCGCCGCCGTCGACGTACTGCCGGTGTCGGCGCTCGAGGGCGACAACGTGGTCGAGCGCTCGGCTCGCACGCCGTGGTACGACGGCCCGGCGCTGCTCGAACTGCTCGAGTCGCTGCCGCCGCGCGAGGAGCTCGCGGCCGAGGCCGAGCCGTTCCGCCTGCCCGTGCAGCTCGTGCTGCGCCCGCAGGGCGGGCTCGCGCCCGACCTCGCCGACGACCCGGAGACCGCCGAGCGCTACCGCGACTACCGGGCGGCGGCCGGACGCATCGCGTCGGGCACCGTGCGCGTCGGCGACCGGGTCGCGGTCTTCCCGTCGGGCATCGAGACGACCGTCACCGGCATCGAGTCGGCGGGTGCGCCCGTCGGCGCGGCAACCGCGCCGCAGTCGGTGGCGCTGCGCCTGGCCGACGACGTCGACCTCGCCCGCGGCACGCTGCTCGCGGTGGCCGGCACCCTGCCCGAACCGCGCCGCGAGCTCGACGCCGACCTGTTCCAGCTCGACCCGCGCACGCTCGCGACCGGAGCACGGGTGCTCGTCAAGCACGGCACCACGACGGTGCAGGCGATCGTCGCCGAGGTCCGCTCCCGACGCGACCTCGAGACCCTGGCCCACGAGCCGGCCGAGGCGCTGGCCCAGAACGACATCGGCCGCGCCCGGCTGGTGCTCGCGGCGCCGCTGCCGGTCGAGCCGTACTCCCGGCACCGCGCCGGCGGGTCGTTCCTCGTCATCCACCCGGCCGACGGCGCGACCCTCGCCGCGGGCACCGTGCGGGACTGA
- a CDS encoding nitrite/sulfite reductase, whose amino-acid sequence MTIETTDAAGRTPREARPAPGDRTPAGDRPARPPRPASRPHGQWKVDGTAPLNANEEWKQVDGGLAVRERIETTYAQGGFASIDPTDLHGRFRWWGLYTQRKPGIDGGKTATLEPHELEDEYFMLRVRIDGGQLTTEQLRVIGGISTEFARGSADLTDRQNVQLHWIRVEDVPEIWRRLEAVGLGTTEACGDVPRVVLGSPVAGIAADELIDPTPQIDEITSRFIGDESLANLPRKFKSAITGHPSQDIVHEINDVAFVAVEHPELGIGYDLWVGGGLSTAPRLAERLGVFVAPAQVADAWHGVAQIFRDYGYRRLRNKARLKFLLADWGAARFREVLETEYLGAPLPDGPAAPTPSTTGDHVGVHRQRDGRYYVGATPIVGRISGETLTALAELVEAHGSSRLRTTPHQKVVILDIPEERVESLIAGLDALGLQARPSLIRRGTIACTGIEYCKLAIVETKGNATAAVLALEERLDAFDLPHPISLHVNGCPNSCARIQTADIGLKGQLVTIDGEQVPGYQVHLGGGLASRDRDEAGLGRTVRGLKVAADGIADYVERVVTRFLDERDAAADETFAQWAHRADQESLR is encoded by the coding sequence GTGACGATCGAGACGACGGATGCCGCGGGGCGCACGCCGCGCGAGGCGCGTCCCGCGCCCGGCGACCGGACGCCGGCGGGTGATCGACCGGCCCGCCCGCCGCGCCCGGCATCGCGCCCGCACGGGCAGTGGAAGGTCGACGGCACCGCGCCGCTGAACGCCAACGAGGAGTGGAAGCAGGTCGACGGGGGCCTCGCCGTGCGCGAGCGCATCGAGACGACCTACGCGCAGGGCGGCTTCGCGTCGATCGACCCGACCGACCTGCACGGCCGCTTCCGCTGGTGGGGGCTGTACACGCAGCGCAAGCCCGGCATCGACGGCGGCAAGACGGCGACGCTCGAGCCGCACGAGCTCGAGGACGAGTACTTCATGCTGCGGGTCCGCATCGACGGCGGGCAGCTGACGACGGAGCAGCTGCGGGTCATCGGCGGCATCTCGACCGAGTTCGCGCGGGGCAGCGCCGACCTCACCGACCGGCAGAACGTGCAGCTGCACTGGATCCGCGTGGAGGACGTGCCCGAGATCTGGCGGCGCCTCGAGGCGGTGGGCCTCGGCACCACGGAGGCGTGCGGCGACGTGCCGCGTGTCGTGCTCGGCTCTCCGGTCGCGGGCATCGCCGCCGACGAGCTGATCGACCCGACCCCGCAGATCGACGAGATCACGAGCCGCTTCATCGGCGACGAGTCGCTCGCGAACCTGCCGCGCAAGTTCAAGTCGGCCATCACGGGCCACCCGAGCCAGGACATCGTGCACGAGATCAACGACGTCGCGTTCGTCGCGGTCGAGCACCCCGAGCTGGGCATCGGGTACGACCTCTGGGTGGGCGGCGGTCTCTCGACCGCGCCCCGGCTCGCGGAGCGACTCGGCGTCTTCGTCGCGCCCGCGCAGGTCGCCGATGCGTGGCACGGGGTCGCGCAGATCTTCCGCGACTACGGCTACCGGCGCCTGCGCAACAAGGCGCGGCTGAAGTTCCTGCTCGCCGACTGGGGTGCGGCGAGGTTCCGCGAGGTGCTCGAGACCGAGTACCTCGGCGCCCCGCTGCCCGACGGGCCGGCCGCGCCGACCCCGTCGACGACCGGCGACCACGTCGGCGTGCACCGCCAGCGCGACGGCCGGTACTACGTCGGCGCGACCCCGATCGTCGGGCGCATCTCGGGTGAGACCCTCACCGCGCTCGCCGAACTCGTCGAGGCGCACGGGTCGAGCCGCCTGCGCACCACGCCGCACCAGAAGGTCGTGATCCTCGACATCCCCGAGGAGCGGGTCGAGTCGCTCATCGCCGGCCTCGACGCGCTCGGGCTGCAGGCCCGGCCGAGCCTGATCCGCCGCGGTACCATCGCCTGCACCGGCATCGAGTACTGCAAGCTCGCGATCGTCGAGACCAAGGGCAACGCGACCGCGGCCGTGCTCGCGCTCGAGGAGCGGCTCGACGCGTTCGACCTGCCGCACCCGATCAGCCTGCACGTGAACGGCTGCCCCAACTCCTGCGCGCGCATCCAGACGGCGGACATCGGGTTGAAGGGCCAGCTCGTCACCATCGACGGCGAGCAGGTGCCGGGCTACCAGGTGCACCTCGGCGGCGGGCTGGCGTCGCGCGATCGCGACGAGGCCGGACTCGGCCGCACCGTGCGCGGCCTCAAGGTCGCCGCCGACGGCATCGCCGACTACGTCGAGCGGGTCGTCACGCGGTTCCTCGACGAGCGCGACGCGGCAGCCGACGAGACGTTCGCCCAGTGGGCGCACCGGGCCGACCAGGAGTCGCTGCGATGA
- a CDS encoding cupin domain-containing protein, whose amino-acid sequence MTTDAPAGGDARPRPDFPGGTSVSELDVYDGVAPDGLAGGTPHLHAVSTEAYVVVAGEGAVQTIDASGFRETMLAPGSVVWFSPGVIHRAINRGGLSVRVIMQNAGLPEAGDAVMTFPDEVLADPSRYAEVAALPGADAPEADRIAAAMRRRDLAVAGFAALRRTDGGVDADALARLYERAGELVAPRVPAWRALWEASVARIAAASEAQFDALAVGYADHLADGRVATVPTTPAFGMCGRLRRFEPAELVDLTDLEGNHA is encoded by the coding sequence ATGACGACGGATGCTCCCGCGGGGGGCGACGCCCGCCCCCGCCCCGACTTCCCCGGCGGCACGTCGGTCTCCGAGCTCGACGTGTACGACGGGGTCGCGCCCGACGGGCTCGCGGGCGGCACGCCGCACCTGCACGCCGTCTCCACCGAGGCGTACGTCGTCGTCGCGGGCGAGGGTGCCGTGCAGACGATCGACGCGTCCGGCTTCCGCGAGACGATGCTCGCGCCCGGTTCCGTCGTCTGGTTCTCGCCGGGCGTGATCCACCGAGCGATCAATCGCGGGGGGCTGTCGGTTCGCGTGATCATGCAGAACGCGGGCCTGCCGGAGGCGGGCGACGCCGTGATGACCTTCCCCGACGAGGTGCTCGCCGACCCGTCCCGCTACGCCGAGGTCGCGGCGCTTCCGGGAGCGGATGCCCCCGAGGCCGACCGGATCGCCGCCGCGATGCGCCGCCGGGACCTCGCCGTCGCCGGATTCGCCGCGTTGCGCAGGACCGACGGCGGGGTCGACGCCGACGCACTCGCGCGCCTGTACGAACGGGCGGGTGAGCTGGTCGCACCGCGCGTGCCGGCCTGGCGGGCGCTCTGGGAGGCATCCGTCGCCCGCATCGCCGCGGCCAGCGAGGCGCAGTTCGACGCCCTCGCGGTCGGGTACGCCGACCATCTCGCCGACGGCCGCGTCGCGACCGTGCCGACGACGCCCGCGTTCGGCATGTGCGGCCGGCTCCGCCGCTTCGAGCCCGCCGAACTCGTCGACCTGACCGACCTCGAAGGGAACCACGCATGA
- a CDS encoding phosphoadenylyl-sulfate reductase — translation MSARNLGGTATDAREPGVAPAASATAPARAADVPWADLAPGASARRSPDDLRALAEAGNAALGSLTDREASPAEVVAWAARHFATDAAAVACSMADAALPHLVAEHLPGVDVLFLDTGYHFAETRVTRDEVARQLDVRVVDVLPEQTVAEQDAEFGAELFARDPGLCCARRKVAPLQRALAGYEVWFTGVRRDESPTRAQTPLVTFDERNGLVKVNPVAAWSFDDLLDYAGAHAVPVNLLMSHGYPSIGCEPCTKPVAAGDDPRSGRWAGLAKTECGLHL, via the coding sequence ATGAGCGCGCGCAACCTGGGCGGCACGGCGACGGATGCCCGTGAGCCCGGCGTCGCGCCCGCGGCATCCGCCACCGCCCCGGCGCGAGCAGCGGATGTCCCCTGGGCCGACCTCGCGCCCGGGGCGTCCGCCCGCCGCTCCCCCGACGACCTGCGCGCCCTCGCCGAGGCGGGGAACGCCGCGCTCGGCAGCCTGACCGACCGCGAGGCCTCCCCCGCCGAGGTCGTCGCGTGGGCCGCCCGGCACTTCGCGACGGATGCCGCGGCCGTCGCCTGCTCGATGGCCGACGCCGCACTGCCGCACCTGGTCGCCGAGCACCTGCCGGGCGTCGACGTGCTCTTCCTCGACACCGGCTACCACTTCGCCGAGACCCGCGTCACGCGCGACGAGGTCGCCCGGCAGCTCGACGTGCGGGTCGTCGACGTGCTCCCCGAGCAGACCGTCGCCGAGCAGGACGCCGAGTTCGGCGCCGAGCTGTTCGCACGCGACCCGGGCCTGTGCTGCGCGCGCCGCAAGGTGGCACCGCTGCAGCGGGCGCTCGCGGGCTACGAGGTGTGGTTCACGGGCGTGCGCCGCGATGAGTCGCCGACCCGCGCGCAGACCCCGCTCGTCACGTTCGACGAGCGCAACGGGCTCGTGAAGGTGAACCCCGTCGCGGCGTGGAGCTTCGACGACCTGCTCGACTACGCGGGCGCGCACGCGGTGCCCGTGAACCTCCTCATGTCGCACGGCTACCCGTCGATCGGGTGCGAGCCGTGCACGAAGCCCGTCGCCGCGGGCGACGACCCGAGGTCGGGCCGCTGGGCCGGCCTCGCCAAGACGGAATGCGGGTTGCACCTATGA
- a CDS encoding ABC transporter ATP-binding protein yields the protein MRVEHVSQRYGRGPLVLDDVSLEVAQGEFVCLLGASGCGKSTLLGLLAGLDAPSVGTVSTPAGGAAAMFQESALLPWLSARRNVELALKLRGVARAERRRRALDLLDVVHLADAADRRPHELSGGMRQRVALARALAQDRPVLLMDEPFAALDAITRDVLHDELERVWRATGRTIVFVTHNVREAARLGQRVVLLGSRPGRVEREWRIGRTEGRRIESPEVGAIAAEITDHLRREIRRNAA from the coding sequence ATCCGCGTCGAGCACGTCTCGCAGCGCTACGGGCGCGGCCCGCTGGTGCTCGACGACGTCTCGCTCGAGGTCGCGCAGGGCGAGTTCGTCTGCCTGCTGGGGGCATCCGGATGCGGCAAGTCGACCCTGCTCGGACTGCTGGCGGGCCTCGACGCTCCGTCCGTCGGCACCGTCTCGACCCCTGCGGGCGGCGCGGCGGCGATGTTCCAGGAGTCCGCGCTGCTGCCGTGGCTGAGCGCGCGCCGCAACGTGGAGCTCGCGCTGAAGCTGCGTGGCGTCGCCCGTGCCGAGCGACGCCGGCGCGCGCTCGACCTGCTCGACGTGGTGCACCTCGCCGACGCCGCCGACCGTCGGCCGCACGAGCTGTCGGGCGGCATGCGACAGCGCGTCGCGCTCGCCCGCGCGCTCGCGCAGGACCGCCCCGTGCTGCTCATGGACGAGCCGTTCGCGGCGCTCGACGCGATCACCCGAGACGTGCTGCACGACGAGCTCGAGCGGGTCTGGCGCGCCACCGGGCGCACGATCGTCTTCGTCACGCACAACGTGCGCGAGGCGGCGCGGCTCGGCCAGCGGGTCGTGCTGCTCGGCAGCCGACCGGGCCGCGTCGAGCGCGAGTGGCGCATCGGGCGCACCGAGGGACGGCGCATCGAGTCGCCCGAGGTCGGCGCGATCGCGGCCGAGATCACCGACCACCTCCGCAGGGAGATCCGCCGCAATGCCGCGTGA
- a CDS encoding sirohydrochlorin chelatase, translated as MSPRPPALVAVSHGTSSPEGRAAVRALFDAVVAASRERWGADAPEARLCHVDVEQPDVPSALATLPDGASAVLVPLLLSAGYHVHVDLAEAAAESRADGRPVAVADALGPDDRLVPVLRRRLAAAGARGDDAVVLAAAGSSDARAVDACRVMSARLAQASPAPAPEPPRPVRRLRFRVRKRRKSTGLEPHPVSIGFLSAAEPRLDDAVRAARDAARPGGRVAVASYLLAPGYFQDLAAAGGPDVMAAPLLRHDEPAPPELVAIVLDRYAAGAAALA; from the coding sequence GTGAGTCCACGTCCGCCCGCGCTCGTCGCCGTGTCGCACGGCACGTCGTCGCCCGAGGGGCGCGCCGCGGTGCGGGCGCTGTTCGACGCGGTCGTCGCGGCATCCCGCGAACGATGGGGAGCGGATGCCCCTGAGGCGCGTCTCTGCCACGTCGACGTCGAGCAGCCCGACGTGCCGTCGGCGCTCGCGACGCTGCCCGACGGTGCATCCGCCGTGCTCGTGCCACTGCTGCTCTCGGCCGGGTACCACGTGCACGTCGACCTCGCGGAGGCCGCCGCCGAGTCCCGGGCCGACGGCCGCCCCGTCGCCGTCGCCGACGCGCTCGGGCCCGACGACCGGCTCGTTCCCGTGCTGCGACGGCGCCTGGCGGCCGCGGGCGCCCGCGGCGACGACGCGGTCGTGCTCGCCGCCGCCGGCTCGAGCGACGCCCGCGCGGTCGACGCGTGCCGCGTGATGTCCGCCCGCCTCGCCCAGGCCTCCCCCGCTCCCGCGCCCGAACCCCCGAGACCCGTCAGGAGACTGCGCTTCCGCGTGCGGAAGCGCAGGAAGTCGACGGGTCTGGAACCGCACCCGGTGTCGATCGGGTTCCTGTCGGCGGCGGAGCCGCGGCTGGACGACGCGGTGCGGGCGGCGCGCGACGCGGCCCGCCCCGGGGGCCGGGTCGCCGTCGCGAGCTACCTGCTCGCACCCGGGTACTTCCAGGACCTCGCCGCCGCCGGCGGGCCCGACGTCATGGCCGCGCCGCTGCTGCGCCACGACGAACCCGCGCCGCCGGAGCTCGTCGCGATCGTGCTCGATCGCTACGCCGCGGGCGCCGCCGCCCTCGCGTGA